The genomic interval GGAAATATTCCCGGCTTGCCACATTCGATCCTTTGTACTCGTCACCGTTTGCAAGTTCTCCGGTGTAGAGCAGCCCATTCTCGTCTGTGACAAAAATCCCCAGATATGTATCATCAAGTGCTTTATACTTCTTCTTCATCTCGCTGCGCAGCACGGCAATGTCCTCTGTTGCCCCTTCCACACCGAGCTGTTTCACTTTTTCACCCACTTCCCGGACCTTGTAACCGGTTGCAAAAGCGGCAGCGGTTTTAGCCTGAAGCTCGATAGTCCTCTGTACAATGGAGGCAAGTTCATTAGCCTTGCTGAGGGCACTGGCCTTACCGGTATCAAGCAGAACACCGGTGATTTTGGGGATGGAGATAACCGCTACGATCAGCAGTGGAATGAAGACCGCCAGACAACCACCGGCAACCAGTTTAAATGAAATTGAATGAACATCGATTTTTCTCATACTTCTAATCCTCACCACAATAATTTAATTAACCGAGATAGTTAGATAACTAACAAACATATTATTTTATCGACGGATTTAAGCCTTTTCTTTAATGAATTTTTTGATTGAAAACACCTTTTCTTGAGGACATAGGTCTGGGAATTATAGGTTGGGGAAGAGAATTAACCAGCGGAAACAGATGCTTGTGAGAATTATTACTGAAAACGATAGTTGTGACTGCTTGAATCCATTTTGACGGTTAAGTGAGAAAGGACGGGCAGGAATTGAATATCCTTTCCTGCCCGGTCATCACCGCAATATCAGATAGGAGGTGCAATGGTGACAATGATGCGCATATCAGTGGTGGCGCGAACGCCATGCGGCTCGCGTATCTGCGAGATCAGCATTTCTCCGGTTTTTGCAGGAATCTCCTCATCGCCTTCGCCAAGGAAATTCCCCTCGCCCTCGATTACCAGGATGGACAATTCACCATCGAGATCGTGAGAGTGCACGGGGAAAGTGGCCCCCGCGGCCAGATTGAAATTAATGATTTTAAAATTCGGAGAATCTTCCACCAGAAAAAAGCGTTTCATTGCGCCTTCCGTGAACTCTCTGGTCGTGTTCAGGTCAATTTTTTTCATAACAGATCTCCCATTTGCAGATTTAGGAATATGAACATTGTCTTCATTCATCCTGTTTTCCCGGTACTGCCGATGTCACTTTGGAGCGATGGCTCATCAGTACCTGGTGTCTATGATTATCGTGCTCATTAGACACTTATAATCATGGAAGATCCTTGACCATTGTCAAAAAATCTTTTTTTTTGAGAATGATAGCATGATAAGTCGCCGCGAAGCTCCCTGTAACACAGGAGATCGGGCTATCCTCAACTCAAGGTAGGGACTGCTCTTTTCTCGGGTCTCTGCTGCCCGGACGGCAGCAGCGAAGCCCTCATGGATGGGTTTATGGCGTCCCGATGAAAAGAGCAGTCCCGGCCTGGGTCAGGAGACGCTGAGTTTTCAGGGGTAATCAGAATCAATAATTTTCGATAAGTTTCTCTAGCTGCACGAAAAATGCCTTGCTGTTGCGCCTGTATTCGAGGCGACGGACGTCTTCGAGTTTTTCCACCTGCTTGATAACCTGGTCCAGCTTGCTCTCTTCTTTGACCAGAAGCCACATTTTCGATTCCGTCATATTCTCCATGGGAAAGCAGAGAATTTTTTCAAGATTGTATGCACGTCGCGAGAAGAGTCCGCAAATATGCGACATTACACCGGGATGATTGTTT from Desulfopila inferna carries:
- a CDS encoding cupin domain-containing protein, which produces MKKIDLNTTREFTEGAMKRFFLVEDSPNFKIINFNLAAGATFPVHSHDLDGELSILVIEGEGNFLGEGDEEIPAKTGEMLISQIREPHGVRATTDMRIIVTIAPPI
- a CDS encoding ACT domain-containing protein, producing MKNNTEGILIELTVNNHPGVMSHICGLFSRRAYNLEKILCFPMENMTESKMWLLVKEESKLDQVIKQVEKLEDVRRLEYRRNSKAFFVQLEKLIENY